A stretch of the Nodularia sp. LEGE 06071 genome encodes the following:
- the groL gene encoding chaperonin GroEL (60 kDa chaperone family; promotes refolding of misfolded polypeptides especially under stressful conditions; forms two stacked rings of heptamers to form a barrel-shaped 14mer; ends can be capped by GroES; misfolded proteins enter the barrel where they are refolded when GroES binds) → MAKIISFDEDSRRALERGVNALADAVKITLGPKGRNVLLEKKYGAPQIVNDGITVAQEVELEDPLENTGARLIQEVASRTKDIAGDGTTTATVLAQAIIREGLKNVAAGTNPISLKRGIDKTIEALVKEIAQMAKPVEGSAIAQVATVSSGNDEEVGAMIAEAMQRVTKDGVITVEESKSLTTELEVVEGMQIDRGYVSPYFITNNDRQLVEFENPRILITDKKISSIQDLVPVLEKVARLGQPLLIIAEDVEGDALATLVVNKARGVLAVAAIKAPGFGDRRKALLQDIAILTDGQMISEEIGLSLDTATLEMLGTARKITIDKESTTIVAAGDTKPEVQTRVAQIRQQLAETDSDYDKEKLQERIAKLAGGVAVIKVGAATETELKDRKLRIEDALNATKAAVEEGIVPGGGTTLINLISKIDAIKASLSEEERIGADIIKRALEAPLRQIADNAGDEGSVIVSQVKESGGNIGYNAATGKFEDLIAAGIIDPAKVVRSALQNAGSIAGMVITTEAIVVEKPEKKSAAPAPDMGGMGGMGGMGGMGGMGGMGGMGMF, encoded by the coding sequence ATGGCAAAAATTATTTCCTTTGATGAAGATTCACGGCGGGCGCTAGAACGGGGAGTCAACGCCCTGGCTGATGCAGTGAAAATTACCTTGGGGCCAAAAGGCCGCAACGTCCTGTTAGAAAAAAAATATGGCGCACCTCAAATCGTCAATGATGGGATCACTGTCGCCCAAGAAGTTGAATTAGAAGACCCTTTAGAAAACACTGGTGCGAGACTGATTCAGGAAGTGGCATCCAGAACTAAGGATATCGCTGGTGATGGCACTACGACAGCCACAGTCTTAGCACAGGCGATTATTAGAGAAGGTTTGAAGAACGTCGCAGCTGGTACTAACCCCATCAGCTTGAAGCGGGGAATCGACAAAACCATTGAAGCCCTGGTGAAAGAAATTGCCCAAATGGCCAAGCCAGTAGAAGGCAGTGCGATCGCTCAAGTTGCCACTGTTTCCTCTGGTAATGATGAAGAAGTCGGCGCGATGATTGCCGAGGCTATGCAAAGAGTCACCAAAGACGGTGTAATCACTGTTGAAGAATCCAAATCTCTGACCACAGAACTGGAAGTTGTGGAAGGGATGCAGATTGACCGGGGTTATGTATCTCCCTACTTCATCACCAACAACGACAGGCAGCTCGTAGAATTTGAAAACCCTCGTATCCTGATTACCGACAAAAAAATCAGCAGCATTCAGGATTTAGTTCCTGTGTTGGAAAAAGTTGCCCGTCTGGGTCAACCCTTGCTGATTATTGCTGAAGACGTAGAAGGCGACGCTTTGGCAACTTTGGTAGTCAACAAAGCCCGCGGTGTCCTAGCTGTGGCTGCGATTAAAGCTCCGGGATTTGGCGATCGCCGTAAAGCGTTGTTACAAGACATTGCTATTCTCACCGATGGACAGATGATTTCTGAAGAAATCGGTTTAAGCCTAGACACCGCTACTTTGGAAATGCTGGGAACAGCCCGCAAAATCACCATTGACAAAGAAAGCACCACAATCGTCGCGGCTGGTGACACCAAACCAGAAGTCCAAACACGGGTTGCTCAAATTCGTCAGCAATTAGCAGAAACTGATTCTGACTACGATAAAGAAAAACTCCAAGAACGCATTGCCAAGCTAGCTGGTGGTGTTGCAGTCATTAAAGTGGGTGCAGCCACAGAAACCGAACTCAAAGACCGCAAACTGCGGATTGAAGACGCGCTCAACGCCACTAAAGCAGCCGTGGAAGAAGGCATAGTTCCCGGTGGTGGCACAACCCTAATTAACTTGATTAGCAAAATAGACGCAATCAAAGCCAGCCTGAGCGAAGAAGAAAGAATTGGCGCAGATATTATCAAACGAGCCTTGGAAGCTCCCTTACGTCAAATAGCAGATAATGCTGGTGACGAAGGTTCTGTGATTGTCTCTCAAGTCAAAGAAAGCGGTGGCAATATCGGTTACAACGCCGCTACTGGAAAATTTGAGGATTTGATTGCTGCTGGCATCATCGATCCTGCTAAAGTCGTGCGTTCAGCTTTGCAAAATGCCGGTTCCATTGCTGGTATGGTGATTACCACCGAAGCCATCGTGGTCGAAAAACCAGAGAAAAAATCTGCGGCTCCAGCCCCTGATATGGGCGGCATGGGCGGCATGGGCGGCATGGGCGGTATGGGCGGTATGGGCGGCATGGGCGGCATGGGTATGTTCTAA
- a CDS encoding MraY family glycosyltransferase codes for MNLYNFLESLGIADPRGSGWLAVLFTFLLAWLVTWRLIPTVRQFALRVGWADQPNARRLNQQPLPNAGGLAIYAGVIAAMVLATLLRPIALQNVLAQVLTILLGGSILVLVGFIDDQFGLPPSVRLWAQIVTALLLYANGISIEVGFSTPIDSLLSISVTVLWVVGITNAINLMDGMDGLAGGVSFITAMSLLGVAAQFPNRAAAILVLAALGGGALGFLRHNFHPSKIIMGDAGAYFFGYVLAATSILGNLQESTIFALGPTVLFVLLPVLDTTQVFIRRLLAGKNPLSTPGKDHLHHRLLALGFSQPRAALTLWSITLVFNLLAMRIQGMNFVVIISTAISIVFLLGFTVWRKNSQPS; via the coding sequence ATGAATTTATACAACTTTCTTGAGTCCCTCGGCATTGCCGACCCTCGCGGCTCCGGCTGGTTGGCAGTATTATTTACATTTCTTTTGGCTTGGCTGGTAACGTGGCGTTTGATTCCCACAGTCCGCCAATTTGCCCTGCGGGTAGGTTGGGCTGACCAACCAAACGCTCGACGACTCAACCAGCAGCCCTTGCCCAATGCCGGGGGTTTGGCTATTTATGCGGGAGTAATTGCCGCAATGGTACTAGCTACCCTGTTACGACCTATTGCCCTGCAAAACGTATTGGCTCAAGTGCTAACTATTCTACTAGGAGGTTCAATCCTAGTGCTTGTCGGTTTTATTGATGATCAGTTCGGGTTACCGCCCTCTGTGCGCTTGTGGGCGCAGATTGTTACGGCATTGTTGCTGTATGCGAACGGCATCAGTATTGAGGTTGGTTTCAGTACACCCATTGACTCGCTGCTTTCTATTTCGGTGACGGTACTTTGGGTAGTTGGAATCACTAACGCGATCAATTTGATGGATGGTATGGATGGATTAGCGGGGGGAGTTAGTTTTATCACCGCTATGAGTTTATTAGGGGTTGCAGCCCAATTTCCCAATCGCGCCGCCGCTATTTTAGTGCTAGCAGCTTTAGGGGGTGGAGCCTTGGGCTTTTTGCGTCATAACTTCCACCCTTCAAAAATTATCATGGGTGATGCGGGTGCATACTTTTTTGGTTATGTGCTGGCTGCAACCAGTATTTTAGGTAATCTGCAAGAAAGTACCATTTTCGCCCTGGGACCGACAGTGTTATTTGTGCTGTTGCCTGTACTGGATACTACACAAGTGTTTATCCGCAGGTTATTGGCAGGAAAAAACCCTCTCAGTACCCCAGGTAAAGACCACCTACACCACCGTTTATTGGCTTTGGGATTTTCCCAGCCCCGTGCGGCGTTAACTCTGTGGTCAATCACTCTCGTTTTTAATTTGCTGGCCATGAGAATACAAGGCATGAATTTTGTGGTGATAATTTCTACCGCCATTAGTATTGTTTTTCTGTTGGGCTTTACTGTCTGGCGAAAAAATAGCCAACCATCTTGA
- the fabG gene encoding 3-oxoacyl-[acyl-carrier-protein] reductase produces the protein MGILQEQVAIITGASRGIGRAIALELATQGATVVVNYASSSGAADTVVAEINAAGGQAIALQADVSKAEQVDTLISTVMDKFKRIDIFVNNAGITRDTLLLRMKPEDWQAVIDLNLTGVFLCTRAVSKIMLKQRSGRIINIASVAGQMGNPGQANYSAAKAGVIGFTKTVAKELASRGITVNAVAPGFIATDMTSNLSNTEDILKYIPLGRYGQPEEIAGMVRFLAADPAAAYITGQVFNVDGGMVMA, from the coding sequence ATGGGAATCTTACAGGAACAAGTCGCAATTATTACAGGTGCTTCACGGGGAATTGGCCGGGCGATCGCATTAGAATTAGCGACACAGGGCGCGACTGTCGTAGTTAATTATGCTAGTTCTAGCGGTGCTGCTGACACTGTAGTTGCAGAAATTAATGCCGCCGGCGGTCAGGCGATCGCCCTCCAAGCAGACGTATCCAAAGCCGAGCAAGTAGATACACTAATTAGCACCGTCATGGATAAATTCAAGCGCATTGATATCTTCGTCAATAACGCCGGAATTACCCGCGACACCTTACTATTACGCATGAAGCCAGAAGATTGGCAAGCCGTGATTGACCTCAATTTAACTGGTGTATTCTTATGTACACGCGCAGTCAGTAAAATAATGCTCAAACAACGTTCTGGAAGGATTATAAATATCGCCTCCGTCGCCGGACAAATGGGAAATCCAGGTCAAGCCAACTACAGCGCCGCCAAAGCCGGAGTCATTGGTTTTACTAAAACCGTCGCCAAAGAACTAGCCTCGCGTGGGATTACAGTCAACGCCGTCGCCCCTGGTTTCATCGCCACAGACATGACCAGCAACCTCAGCAACACCGAAGATATTTTGAAATATATCCCCCTCGGTCGCTACGGTCAACCAGAAGAAATAGCCGGCATGGTGCGCTTCCTAGCAGCCGATCCTGCTGCGGCTTATATTACCGGACAAGTCTTTAACGTTGATGGTGGCATGGTCATGGCATAA
- the trxA gene encoding thioredoxin, with protein MATKKEFNSFEEMLSGSDVPVLVDFYADWCGPCQMMVPILEQVNAQLQNSLRIVKIDTEKYAGLATQYQINALPTLVLFKQGQPVEKIEGVMQAEQLVQHLKNFI; from the coding sequence ATGGCTACAAAAAAAGAATTCAACAGTTTTGAAGAGATGTTATCTGGTTCTGATGTCCCAGTGTTAGTAGATTTCTATGCTGATTGGTGTGGCCCTTGTCAGATGATGGTGCCAATTTTAGAACAAGTTAATGCCCAACTCCAAAATAGTTTGCGTATTGTCAAAATTGACACTGAAAAGTATGCGGGGCTAGCAACTCAGTACCAAATTAATGCCTTACCCACATTGGTACTATTTAAGCAGGGTCAGCCAGTAGAGAAAATTGAGGGTGTGATGCAAGCAGAACAATTGGTGCAACATCTTAAAAATTTCATTTAA
- a CDS encoding SDR family oxidoreductase, giving the protein MSSGSDINSDRLIVLRKVMLPGNKNTVVITGASTGIGAACALLLDELGYFVFAGVRKDEDAQRLQEQASLKLRPIFLDVTEAESIKCAVETVTNIVGDRGILGLVNNAGIAVPSPLELLPIAEFRQQMEVNVTGQLAVTQGFLDLLRLGKGRIVNMGSISGRSAAPFLGAYNASKFALEALTDVMRMELRPWGISVSIIEPGAIATPIWEKSFLLVDTARKNLPQSAETLYGEAMSAVRQRVGAIASGGISPDLVAQIVIQALTAKQPKTRYVVGKDAKIAVLLKYLLPDHLYDRVMLYSMGL; this is encoded by the coding sequence ATGTCATCAGGGTCTGATATCAACTCTGACAGATTAATAGTGCTGAGGAAAGTCATGCTTCCAGGAAATAAAAACACAGTTGTGATCACAGGAGCATCAACAGGAATTGGTGCGGCCTGTGCTTTACTCTTAGACGAGTTGGGCTATTTTGTGTTTGCTGGTGTGCGTAAAGATGAAGATGCTCAAAGACTTCAAGAACAAGCATCACTAAAATTGAGACCAATCTTTTTAGATGTGACTGAGGCGGAATCGATTAAATGTGCAGTTGAAACAGTCACAAATATCGTTGGTGATCGGGGAATTTTAGGTTTAGTAAATAATGCGGGTATTGCCGTTCCTAGCCCATTAGAATTATTACCAATTGCTGAATTTCGACAGCAGATGGAAGTTAATGTCACGGGACAATTAGCTGTTACACAAGGATTTCTGGATTTATTACGCCTGGGTAAAGGTAGAATTGTGAATATGGGTTCCATTAGTGGTAGAAGTGCTGCGCCGTTTCTGGGAGCTTACAATGCTTCAAAATTTGCCCTGGAAGCACTAACCGATGTGATGCGTATGGAGTTGCGACCTTGGGGAATTTCAGTTTCAATTATAGAACCAGGTGCGATCGCTACCCCAATTTGGGAAAAATCGTTTCTGCTAGTGGACACAGCACGGAAAAACCTCCCACAATCAGCAGAAACACTTTACGGTGAAGCCATGAGTGCTGTACGTCAGAGAGTGGGGGCGATCGCATCTGGGGGAATTTCTCCGGATCTCGTCGCCCAAATTGTGATTCAGGCGCTGACTGCAAAGCAGCCCAAGACACGCTATGTTGTGGGAAAAGACGCTAAAATTGCCGTCCTACTGAAGTATCTTTTGCCAGATCATCTTTATGACCGGGTAATGTTATATTCAATGGGCTTGTGA
- a CDS encoding YraN family protein, giving the protein MANPHPSHYPDIGELGEDLVAQWLQSTGWKILHRRFSSRWGEIDMIAQLDEKQVCGEQNLLVNQLPQVAFVEVKTRSQGNWDVGGKSAITQQKQAKIGRTARIFLAQYPEKADYPCRFDVAIVSCQRLSKQRPELKLTSEALASLSADGYQFYLQEYLPGAFDSAIDA; this is encoded by the coding sequence ATGGCGAACCCTCATCCCTCTCATTATCCCGATATTGGTGAATTAGGAGAAGACCTCGTAGCACAATGGTTACAGTCTACCGGCTGGAAGATTTTACATCGGCGCTTTTCCAGCCGTTGGGGAGAAATCGACATGATCGCCCAGCTTGATGAAAAACAGGTCTGCGGTGAACAGAATCTCTTGGTTAACCAATTACCCCAAGTAGCATTTGTAGAAGTGAAAACCCGTAGTCAAGGTAATTGGGATGTTGGAGGTAAAAGTGCTATCACACAACAAAAGCAGGCAAAAATTGGACGGACGGCGAGAATATTTTTAGCTCAGTATCCGGAAAAAGCAGACTACCCATGTCGCTTTGATGTTGCGATTGTCTCCTGTCAGCGCCTCTCCAAACAGCGCCCTGAGCTAAAATTGACTTCTGAAGCTTTAGCTAGCTTATCAGCAGATGGATACCAATTTTATCTGCAAGAATATCTACCAGGAGCTTTTGACTCTGCAATTGATGCCTAG
- a CDS encoding pentapeptide repeat-containing protein → MNNKLSNRIGASILSVLLWVVVGITAIVGYTPTAFALEYNKEILVEADFSGRDLTDSSFTKANLRQSDFNHANLRGVSFFAANLESANLESADLSFATLDSARLIKANLTNAVLEGAFASNARFDGAIIDGADFTDILLRQDEEKKLCQLAKGTNPVTGRDTRDTLFCP, encoded by the coding sequence ATGAATAATAAATTAAGTAATCGAATTGGAGCCAGTATACTCAGTGTATTACTTTGGGTAGTAGTTGGCATCACAGCAATTGTCGGGTATACGCCAACAGCTTTCGCCCTGGAATATAACAAAGAGATTTTGGTAGAGGCTGATTTTTCTGGACGTGATTTAACAGACTCTAGTTTTACCAAAGCTAATCTCCGCCAGAGTGACTTTAACCATGCTAATTTGCGTGGTGTCAGCTTTTTTGCGGCAAATTTAGAATCGGCAAATTTGGAGAGTGCTGATCTCTCATTCGCCACTTTAGATTCAGCGCGATTAATCAAAGCTAATTTGACCAATGCGGTTTTAGAAGGTGCGTTTGCTTCTAACGCTCGGTTTGATGGTGCGATTATTGATGGAGCAGATTTTACTGATATTCTGTTGCGTCAGGATGAGGAAAAAAAATTGTGTCAACTGGCTAAAGGTACTAATCCGGTGACTGGTAGAGATACCAGGGATACGTTATTTTGTCCGTAG
- a CDS encoding protochlorophyllide reductase translates to MAQDQKSTVVITGASSGVGLQAARALSQKGWHVVMACRNLSKAEEAAKSLGMEPDSYTVMHIDLGSLESVRQFVKDFKASGKSLDALVCNAAIYMPLIKEPLRSPEGFELSVATNHLGHFLLCNLLLEDLKNSPSSEPRLVILGTVTHNPKELGGKIPPRPDLGNLQGFAEGFKEPIAMIDGKKFEPVKAYKDSKVCNVLTMRELHRRYHESHGITFSSLYPGCVATTALFRNHYPLFQKIFPLFQRYITGGFVTEEESGDRVAEVVSDPQYNQSGAYWSWGNRQKKNGKSFLQEVSNEASDDDKAERMWELSAKLVGLS, encoded by the coding sequence ATGGCACAAGATCAGAAGTCAACAGTCGTAATCACGGGCGCTTCCTCCGGGGTGGGTTTGCAAGCCGCGAGAGCGCTTTCCCAAAAGGGGTGGCACGTGGTGATGGCTTGTCGGAATTTATCCAAGGCGGAAGAAGCTGCTAAATCTTTGGGGATGGAGCCGGATAGCTACACAGTCATGCACATTGACTTAGGCTCTTTAGAGAGTGTGCGGCAGTTTGTGAAGGACTTTAAAGCCAGTGGTAAGTCCCTGGATGCTTTGGTTTGCAATGCGGCAATTTATATGCCTTTAATCAAGGAACCATTGCGAAGCCCAGAAGGATTTGAATTGAGTGTGGCGACAAATCACCTTGGTCATTTTCTGCTGTGTAACCTGCTTTTGGAAGATTTGAAAAATTCACCTTCTTCTGAGCCGAGGCTGGTGATTTTGGGAACTGTTACCCACAATCCGAAAGAATTGGGCGGTAAGATTCCACCCCGTCCGGATTTGGGCAATTTGCAGGGTTTTGCAGAGGGTTTTAAAGAACCGATCGCCATGATTGACGGTAAGAAGTTTGAACCTGTTAAGGCTTACAAGGATAGCAAGGTATGTAATGTGTTGACGATGAGGGAGTTGCATCGGCGCTATCACGAGTCACACGGTATTACTTTTAGCTCTCTTTATCCTGGTTGTGTGGCGACAACGGCGCTATTTAGAAATCACTATCCTTTGTTTCAGAAGATTTTCCCTCTTTTCCAAAGGTATATTACTGGGGGCTTTGTGACTGAGGAAGAATCTGGCGATCGCGTGGCGGAAGTTGTCAGCGATCCTCAATATAATCAATCTGGTGCTTATTGGAGTTGGGGAAATAGACAAAAGAAAAATGGTAAGTCTTTTCTGCAAGAGGTTTCCAATGAAGCCAGCGATGATGATAAGGCTGAACGGATGTGGGAGTTGAGCGCTAAGTTGGTGGGATTGTCTTAA
- a CDS encoding Uma2 family endonuclease produces MSLSTAKRFTIDEYHRLAELSFFTEDDRVELIEGEIVQMVAKSTAHSVCETLLFRELIKLVADSALVRNQQPIIISQHSEPEPDLTIVRNVDDNYLSAHPQPSDILLVIEVADSSLKYDQEIKLPIYAKAAITNYWIFNLVDNYLECYSEPYQDFQDKFGYRCKLIFLPNETVNLSVFPDLVLDLSQVFPKK; encoded by the coding sequence ATGAGCCTAAGTACTGCTAAACGCTTCACCATAGATGAATATCACCGTCTGGCAGAACTCAGCTTCTTCACCGAAGATGACCGAGTTGAGCTAATTGAAGGAGAAATAGTCCAGATGGTGGCTAAAAGTACAGCACACTCTGTTTGTGAAACACTTTTATTTAGGGAGTTAATCAAGCTTGTAGCAGACAGTGCTTTAGTACGAAATCAACAACCAATTATCATCTCCCAACACAGTGAACCTGAACCAGATTTAACCATTGTGCGTAATGTTGATGATAATTATCTTTCGGCTCATCCTCAGCCATCTGATATATTGCTGGTAATTGAGGTTGCTGATTCCTCTTTAAAATATGACCAAGAAATAAAATTACCGATTTATGCAAAAGCAGCGATTACTAATTATTGGATCTTCAATTTAGTCGATAATTATTTAGAGTGCTACAGCGAGCCTTATCAAGATTTCCAAGACAAATTTGGTTATCGCTGCAAATTAATTTTCTTGCCTAACGAGACAGTGAATCTGTCCGTTTTCCCTGATTTAGTTTTGGATTTATCTCAGGTATTTCCTAAAAAATAG
- a CDS encoding TIGR00341 family protein, translating to MRQLIIQVPRGNGKAVINIAKSHNGSNLARFEGNADEPIDVVIVHVSNREVGKVLEELQDLPKVQITIIPTGVMALQPPVSETPQQVIDVEERSPIEIFLSGLQSVGSWRGFLGYAVLAGFVVWIGLYTNTTYLLVAAMLIAPFAGPAMNTAIGTAWGDRKLLGRSILRYFAALAVTIITTCLLSLVLRQEIPTSLMVENSQISAVAVILPLAAGAAGALNLVQSERSSLVSGAATGMLVAASLAPPAGIIGMASAVGRWDMVISGLFLLFLQLCGINLSAALLFRVFGLSPQGTRYQRGKKQIFFSALVITVIGLGGLLSWQFINSPNLQRSSLAQRANAEVQKTVEEVGLAELVESNVRFTRANIAGQNTLLCVIYVQRQPQITASSEEIRDRLTQSIQTQLLKQNFNATPLVDVNVLETPVRLQ from the coding sequence ATGCGTCAACTCATTATCCAAGTGCCACGCGGAAACGGAAAAGCAGTTATTAATATCGCCAAATCTCATAACGGTTCAAACCTTGCACGTTTTGAAGGGAATGCAGACGAACCGATTGATGTGGTGATTGTTCACGTTTCCAATCGAGAAGTTGGGAAAGTCCTAGAGGAATTGCAAGACTTGCCCAAAGTACAGATCACTATAATACCAACTGGTGTGATGGCTCTGCAACCACCTGTATCGGAAACGCCGCAGCAGGTGATAGATGTGGAAGAACGCAGTCCAATTGAGATTTTTCTCTCTGGTTTGCAAAGTGTTGGCTCATGGCGAGGCTTTCTTGGTTATGCAGTCCTCGCAGGTTTTGTGGTCTGGATTGGCTTGTATACTAATACAACTTACTTACTAGTGGCGGCGATGCTGATTGCACCGTTTGCAGGCCCAGCGATGAATACAGCCATTGGTACTGCATGGGGCGATCGCAAACTCTTAGGAAGAAGTATTCTACGCTATTTTGCAGCTTTAGCCGTCACCATAATTACTACTTGCTTACTTAGCCTCGTCCTCCGGCAAGAAATTCCGACGAGTTTAATGGTAGAAAACAGTCAAATTTCAGCAGTAGCAGTAATTTTACCACTAGCAGCTGGAGCCGCAGGAGCGCTTAACTTGGTTCAGTCAGAACGGAGTAGTTTAGTATCTGGGGCAGCAACAGGAATGCTAGTTGCCGCTTCTTTAGCTCCACCTGCGGGAATTATCGGTATGGCTAGTGCAGTAGGCAGATGGGATATGGTAATTTCTGGGCTGTTCTTACTGTTTTTGCAACTATGTGGCATTAATCTTTCAGCAGCCCTCTTGTTTCGAGTGTTCGGGTTGTCTCCCCAAGGAACTCGCTATCAGCGTGGTAAAAAACAGATATTCTTTTCTGCCTTGGTGATCACTGTCATCGGCTTGGGCGGTTTGCTAAGTTGGCAATTTATTAATTCTCCCAATCTCCAACGCTCTAGTCTAGCCCAACGTGCTAACGCTGAAGTCCAAAAAACTGTAGAAGAAGTTGGGTTAGCAGAATTAGTCGAATCAAATGTACGCTTTACCAGAGCTAATATTGCTGGTCAGAATACTCTACTTTGTGTGATTTACGTGCAGCGTCAACCGCAAATTACAGCATCTAGTGAAGAAATTCGCGATCGCCTCACCCAATCAATTCAAACTCAATTATTAAAACAAAATTTTAACGCCACACCCTTAGTTGATGTAAACGTGCTAGAAACTCCTGTAAGATTACAATAA
- a CDS encoding PD-(D/E)XK nuclease family protein yields MSLFTNLLNLHSANKPLEDFFTEIIAYFLDINHDILIAWLKHESIIGDENEININLSTQEFYQPLKHHHSGSKPDIVIKLEHDNQTDIIFIESKIGSTEGWEQLKRYAEILSSLSYPQQRTLIYITRDYEPKEEIQKLLPNVKFFQLRWYQFYGFLKKYETDTLAKEILKFMEFHRMSHTNQLSSVDLLTMVNFTKTFNFMKATLSEEVEKEFSIVFDNVIRATQNITLWIRDSNYIIYTNLYPNANFWCGLGYFNLNPDNLTDYPNLGIYLGVSDKFKERLKFIQTMQEIVKKYPDKWTPHNLTIAPAWSSISYRKSLQEFLSQEEQLSVIKSFFIESIHELQKIQPYFDFPWKVTSTGQVLLEEK; encoded by the coding sequence ATGTCATTATTTACAAACTTACTGAATTTGCATTCAGCAAATAAACCACTTGAAGACTTTTTTACAGAAATTATTGCTTATTTTCTAGATATCAATCACGATATTTTAATCGCTTGGCTCAAACATGAATCAATTATTGGTGATGAAAATGAAATAAATATCAACCTTTCAACTCAAGAATTCTATCAGCCACTTAAACATCATCATAGCGGTAGTAAACCTGATATTGTTATTAAATTAGAACATGATAATCAGACAGATATTATATTTATTGAATCAAAAATTGGTTCTACTGAAGGATGGGAACAATTAAAAAGGTATGCTGAGATTTTGAGCAGTTTATCATATCCTCAACAGCGAACTCTAATTTACATCACTCGTGATTACGAACCAAAGGAAGAAATTCAAAAATTACTCCCAAACGTAAAATTTTTTCAATTGAGGTGGTATCAGTTTTATGGCTTCTTGAAGAAGTACGAAACTGATACTTTGGCTAAAGAGATATTAAAATTTATGGAGTTTCACAGAATGTCTCATACTAATCAGCTTTCATCTGTTGATTTATTGACAATGGTCAATTTCACAAAAACCTTTAATTTTATGAAAGCTACTCTCAGCGAAGAAGTAGAAAAAGAATTTAGTATAGTTTTTGATAATGTAATCAGAGCCACACAAAATATAACTCTCTGGATAAGGGATAGCAATTATATTATCTACACTAACCTGTATCCTAATGCGAATTTTTGGTGTGGTCTGGGATATTTTAATTTAAATCCGGATAATTTGACTGATTATCCAAATTTGGGGATATATTTAGGAGTTTCTGATAAATTTAAAGAACGTTTAAAATTTATTCAAACAATGCAGGAAATAGTGAAAAAATACCCTGATAAATGGACTCCTCATAATTTAACTATTGCTCCAGCATGGTCTAGCATTTCTTATCGCAAAAGCCTACAAGAATTTTTATCTCAAGAAGAGCAACTATCTGTTATTAAATCGTTTTTTATAGAATCTATCCATGAACTGCAAAAGATTCAACCTTATTTTGATTTTCCTTGGAAGGTTACAAGTACAGGACAAGTATTGTTAGAAGAAAAATAG